One window from the genome of Glycine soja cultivar W05 chromosome 12, ASM419377v2, whole genome shotgun sequence encodes:
- the LOC114380506 gene encoding uncharacterized protein LOC114380506: MVTLFDSLAVVRLPTAAFSPAATSRTSVLLPHCAGLRLRPAAATRLVASPARRIASRAARVVCEAQDTAVEVAPITDANWQSLVLESESAVLVEFWAPWCGPCRMIHPIIDELAKQYAGKLKCYKLNTDESPSTATRYGIRSIPTVMIFKNGEKKDTVIGAVPKSTLTASIEKFV, translated from the exons ATGGTCACTCTCTTCGACTCCCTCGCCGTCGTGCGTCTCCCCACCGCCGCCTTCTCCCCGGCTGCCACCAGCCGGACCTCCGTTTTGCTCCCGCACTGCGCCGGCCTCAGGCTCAGACCCGCCGCCGCCACGCGCTTAGTTGCGTCCCCCGCTCGCAGAATCGCTTCACGCGCCGCGCGCGTCGTATGTGAGGCTCAGGATACCGCCGTCGAAG TGGCTCCTATTACTGATGCAAATTGGCAATCCCTTGTCCTTGAATCTGAATCTGCTGTTTTGGTTGAATTCTGGGCGCCATGGTGTGGTCCCTGCCGAATGATTCACCCTATAATAGATGAACTGGCAAAGCAATATGCTGGGAAGCTCAAGTGTTACAAACTCAACACGGATGAGAGCCCTTCAACCGCTACTCGGTATGGAATTCGAAGCATCCCTACTGTTATGATCTTCAAGAATGGTGAGAAGAAAGATACAGTTATTGGTGCTGTGCCCAAGTCAACATTGACTGCGAGCATAGAAAAATTCGTATGA
- the LOC114378880 gene encoding uncharacterized protein LOC114378880 yields the protein MRTSTTPLIYPLRANNPSLGMHMSLNPCGRHMKYPEITLWPTLSLTLDMPLRGKHLVAYPSQTPRGALSIAHNHNFNPYIFSVGRLPPAIVEREKFDHIEERLRAIEGSGDYPFANMAELCLVPDVIIPLKFKVLDFDKYKGTTCPNNHLKMYCRKMGAYTKDEKLLMHFFQESLAGAAITWYTNMESSWIHS from the coding sequence ATGAGAACGTCGACCACTCCGCTCATATACCccttgagagccaacaaccccagtTTAGGCATGCACATGTCGCTCAACCCATGtgggagacacatgaagtaccCTGAGATCACACTCTGGCCAACTTTGAGCCTTACCttggatatgccactgaggggCAAGCATTTGGTAGCATACCCCAGCCAAACACCTCGGGGGGCCCTCAgtatcgcccacaaccacaacttCAACCCTTACATTTTTTCGGTGGGAAGATTGCCTCCTGCCATAGTGGAAAGGGAAAAATTTGATCACATAGAAGAAAGGttgagggccattgaaggaagTGGAGACTACCCTTTTGCCAACATGGCGGAATTGTGCCTAGTGCCCGACGTCATCATTCCTCTGAAGTTCAAAGTGCTAGACTTTGACaaatacaaggggactacttgccccaataACCACCTGAAAATGTACtgccggaagatgggggcgtacACGAAGGACGAGAAACTCttgatgcatttttttcaagagaGTTTGGCTGGGGCAGCTATCACTTGGTACACTAATATGGAATCTTCCTGGATTCACTCCTAG
- the LOC114378881 gene encoding uncharacterized protein LOC114378881 → MDPVKYIFEKPALIGRIARWQVLLLEFDIVYVTQKAIKGSALADYLAQQTLNDYQPMHPELPDEDIMALFEEEVEDEDKDKWVVWFDAKYEACALGIRVVIDFRFKLLKVYGDSTLVIHQLKGEWETRDHKLVPYQAYIRKLTELFDDISFHHIPREENQMADALATLSSMF, encoded by the exons atggatcccgtcaAGTACATCTTCGAAAAGCCCGCTCTCATTGGAAGGATAGCTCGGTGGCAGGTTCTGTTGTTAGAATTCGATATCGTCTACGTCACTCAGAAGGCAATAAAAgggagcgccttggcagattatctAGCTCAACAAACCCTAAATGATTATCAGCCTATGCATCCAGAACTCCCTGATGAGGATattatggccttgtttgaggaggaGGTTGAAGATGAGGACAAGGATAAGTGGGTTGTGTGGTTCGATG CGAAGTACGAGGCATGCGCCCTAGGGATCCGAGTGGTGATCGACTTTAGGTTCAAGTTGCTCAAAGTATATGGGGACTCGACATTGGTGATTCATCAATTGAAAGGTGAATGGGAGACCAGAGACCACAAGTTGGTGCCTTACCAGGCTTACATCAGGAAATTGACGGAACTCTTTGATGACATATCATTTCATCACATTCCTAGAGAGGAAAACCAGATGGCCGATGCCCTTGCCACTTTATCGTCCATGTTCTAA
- the LOC114378288 gene encoding 3-deoxy-manno-octulosonate cytidylyltransferase, mitochondrial has product MAICSSLSSSSSSSSSSTSSFGSSSTAKAWIIHGIVAGVAIAAAVGARAYMTRFSKFRSRVVGIIPARFASSRFQGKPLVQILGKPMIQRTWERAKLAATLDHIVVATDDEKIADCCRQFGADVIMTSESCRNGTERCNEALQKLGKKYDIVVNIQGDEPLIEPEIIDGVVKALQAAPDAVFSTAVTSLKPEDAHDPNRVKCVVDNRGYAIYFSRGLIPFNKSGMVNQQFPYLLHLGIQSYDAKFLNIYPDLQPTPLQLEEDLEQLKVLENGYKMKVIKVDHEAHGVDTPEDVGKIESLMRERNLS; this is encoded by the exons ATGGCAATTTGTTCCTCACTTTCATCGTCATCGTCAtcgtcttcttcttctacatcgTCCTTTGGTTCCTCGAGCACCGCGAAGGCGTGGATCATCCATGGCATTGTGGCCGGAGTGGCGATTGCTGCGGCGGTGGGTGCACGCGCTTACATGACTCGATTCAGCAAGTTTCGGAGCCGGGTCGTGGGCATCATACCCGCCCGATTCGCTTCCTCGCGCTTCCAGGGAAAGCCTCTCGTTCAAATCCTTGGCAAGCCCATGATCCAG AGAACATGGGAAAGGGCAAAGCTGGCAGCTACATTGGATCATATTG TTGTGGCAACTGATGATGAAAAGATTGCTGATTGCTGTCGACAATTTGGAGCTGATGTTATAATGACATCAGAATCTTGCAGAAATG GTACTGAGCGCTGCAATGAAGCCCTACAGAAGCTTgggaaaaaatatgatattgttGTCAACATTCAGGGTGATGAGCCACTTATTGAACCTGAGATAATAGATGGTGTTGTGAAAGCTTTGCAG GCAGCTCCTGATGCAGTGTTCAGCACTGCAGTCACATCTTTAAAGCCTGAAGATGCACATGATCCAAATAGAGTGAAATGTGTGGTAGATAATCGTGGTTATGCCATTTATTTTTCACGAGGATTAATCCCATTCAACAA GTCAGGAATGGTCAATCAACAGTTCCCGTATTTGCTTCATCTTGGGATTCAG AGCTACGATGCAAAGTTTCTGAATATATACCCTGATCTTCAACCTACTCCGTTGCAACTCGAGGAGGATTTGGAGCAGCTTAAAGTCCTTGAGAATGGCTACAAGATGAAG GTGATAAAAGTTGATCATGAGGCTCATGGTGTTGACACTCCTGAAGATGTTGGAAAGATAGAATCTCTAATGCGTGAGAGGAACTTGTCTTGA